Proteins from a genomic interval of Deltaproteobacteria bacterium:
- a CDS encoding rhodanese-like domain-containing protein — protein MKKRLFAGVFVCICIVLAVSLAFAADLKIIDGKELEAMMGDGKPIVLVDVRDPDEFAEGHIKGAINIPYGDARPRIFKELSPNDRIVFICHGGPMGDELGELLVKNGYKSVYNLKGGMKKWKGEIVK, from the coding sequence ATGAAAAAAAGATTATTCGCAGGGGTATTTGTCTGTATCTGTATTGTATTGGCCGTTTCATTAGCTTTTGCGGCAGATCTCAAGATTATTGACGGCAAGGAACTGGAGGCTATGATGGGAGACGGCAAACCCATTGTGCTTGTGGATGTAAGGGATCCTGATGAGTTTGCAGAAGGGCATATAAAGGGCGCTATAAATATCCCGTATGGCGATGCCAGGCCCAGAATATTCAAAGAACTTTCCCCTAATGACCGCATTGTGTTTATATGCCACGGCGGGCCTATGGGGGATGAACTTGGTGAGCTGCTTGTCAAGAACGGCTATAAAAGTGTATATAACCTTAAGGGCGGGATGAAGAAGTGGAAAGGCGAGATTGTAAAATAA